CTCCAAGCGGTGGCAGGAGCGAGGCTGTTGCAAGGTGGGCCTCGCGAAGTTTGTCGCCAAGAAGCTTGGGATTCCCCATGAGGTCATCGATACCAGGGAGCGGTTCCGCCGGTCCGTGATCGACGACTTTGTCGGCGGCTATGTCAACGGCATCACCCCCAACCCCTGCGTCCGCTGCAATGAACGGGTGAAGCTGAGAACCCTGGTCGAGCTGGCGAGAGAACGGGAAGCGGACTATGTGGCGACCGGCCACTATGCACGCATCCTCCGCGAGAACGGCCGCTGGACCTTCCATCGGGCTCTGGACGCCAAGAAGGACCAGAGCTATTTCCTCTATCGAATCGATCCGGCATGGCTTCCCAGGACCCTATTCCCACTGGGAGAAATGCAGAAAGCAGATGTCTGGCAGGAGGCCGAGACGCTGGGGTTGCCGGTCGATGAGCTCAAGGAGAGCCAGGAGATCTGTTTTGTCAGTCATGGCGACTATCGGACGTTCCTCGAACAGGAGGCGCCTCAGGCCCATCGACCAGGACCGTTCACGGACGGCGAGGGCCGGGTGCTCGGCGAACACGAGGGCATTGCCTTCTACACGCCGGGGCAGCGTCGCGGGCTCGGCGTAGCCACGGGGCAGCGGTTGTATGTGCAGCGGGTCGAACCACAGACCAATGTCGTGGTCCTGGGGCCGGACGAATCGCTCTATTCGGAAGCCTGCGAGGTAAGCAACCTCCATGCCGTTGATCCTGATCGGTTGAATGGGCGCCGGGAGGTTGAGGTCAAGGTCCGATATGCGACGCCGGCCTCTACTGCTTCGATCGACCCCCTTGGTGAAGGTACCCTCCTCATCCGCTTTCACCAACCGCAGCGTGCGCTGACCCCGGGACAGTCCGCCGTCTTCTATGACGGGTCCAGGGTTCTTGGAGGAGGAATTATTAGTCCGGTCCGGCCGATCTAGCGCCTGAGCCGTCCTGCAACCCCCGCCCTCGCTCCCGAGCCTCGTTCTTGACAGTCCGCGCGTTTGAATGCTACGCTACGCCGCTTTTGTCGTGCCCACCGCACGCAGAACTCCTGCTGAGACAGGTCTGCCGTTTCAACACAACGGTATAAACGGTGAAGAAGACATCGGTAGCCCGCCGCTACGCAAAAGCTCTGTTTGAACTCCTGGACCAGTCGAGCCTCGCGCAGGCGCGCGCCTCGTTGACGGCGCTCGGAGAGGCTCTCCAGCAGTCCACAGACCTTCAGCATGTCATGGCCTCCCCCGCCTTCACCCTTGACGACAAGGTGAGGGTATTGACGGAACTCGGCAGGCGGTCCGGGTGCCCGCCGGTCGGCCAGAATTTCTTGAGTCAATTGGTCAAGACCAACCGGGTGGTTTTTCTCCCGGATATCGCCGAGGCCTTCGGTGCCATGGTCGATCAGTCGAAAGGGACGCAACCGGTTGAAATCGTATCGGCCAGACCGCTGGACCCCGCGGTTCATGAGCAGCTTAAAACACGGCTTCGCACGTCGCTCAAACGCGAGGTCGAACTTGCGGTGCACACGGACCCCGCCCTACTGGCCGGGCTGCAAATTAAGATCGGCAGCACCGTGTACGACAGTTCCCTGCGGAACCGGTTGAACAGTATGAAAACATTGCTCATGCGCGAATAGCGCGGCGAGGCTTTCTCGACAAGCGTTGGCAAGGAGAGGCAATGCAGATCAAAGCCGAAGAAATCAGCTCGATTATCAAGGAAAAGATCAAGGGATTCGATCAGGCCGTCGATGTGAGCGAGCGGGGCTCCGTCATCCAGGTCGGAGACGGCATCGCCAAGATCTATGGGCTTGAGGGGGCGATGGCCGGCGAAATGCTCGAATTCCCCGGCAACGTGTATGGCATCGCGCTCAACCTCGAGGAGGACAACGTCGGTGCCGTGTTGATGGGGGAAGACACGGGGATCAAGGAAGGCGATCCGGTCAAGCGAACGGGCCGCATTGCGGAAGTTCCGGTGGGAGAAGCGCTGGTCGGGCGCGTGACCAATGCCATCGGCCAGCCGATCGACGGGAAGGGGCCGATCAAATCCGATAAGACGCGCCGGATCGAGGTGGTGGCTCCCGGGGTCGTTACGAGACAGTCGGTCCGCGAGCCGCTCCAGACCGGGCTGAAGGCGATCGACGCGATGATCCCGATCGGCCGCGGCCAGCGCGAGCTGATCATCGGCGACCGGCAGACCGGCAAGACCGCCATCGCGGTCGATACCATCATCAACCAGAAGGGCCTGAACGTCTTTTGCATCTACGTGGCCGTCGGCCAGAAACGCTCCACCGTCGCCCGCGTGGTCAAGACGCTCGAAGAATACGGCGCGATGGACTACACGACCGTGGTTTCCGCCACGGCCAGCGACGCCGCCTCGCTGCAATTCCTGGCCCCCTATGCCGGAGTCGCGATGGGCGAGTATTTCCGGGATAGCGGCAAACATGCTCTGATCGTCTATGACGACCTGTCGAAACACGCCGCGGCCTATCGGCAACTGTCGTTGCTCCTGCGCCGGCCCCCCGGCCGTGAAGCCTATCCGGGCGACGTCTTCTACCTGCACTCCCGGCTGCTCGAACGGGCCGCAAAGCTGAGCGACAAGCTCGGCGGGGGCAGCCTGACGGCCTTGCCGATCATCGAGACGCAGGCGGGCGACGTCTCGGCCTATATTCCCACGAACGTCATTTCGATCACCGATGGGCAGATCTATCTGGCCAGCGACCTGTTCTATTCCGGCATCAGGCCCGCCATCAACGTCGGCCTGTCCGTGTCCCGGGTCGGCGGTTCGGCTCAGATCAAGACTATGAAGCAGGTCGCGGGGACCTTGCGCCTCGACTTGGCGCAGTATCGCGAGATGGCGGCGTTCGCGCAGTTCGGGAGCGAACTCGACAAGGCGACGCAGGCCCAGCTCAATCGCGGCGTGCGCATGGTCGAGCTGTTGAAGCAGGGCCAGTACAAACCGATGGCGGTGGCCGATCAGGTCCTCTCGATTTTTGCCGGTGTCAACGGGTTCCTGGACGACGTGCCGGTGAACAAGGTCCGGCAGTTTGAAGAGGATTTTCTTGCCTACGTGAAGCAGAAGCATCCGCAGGTTCGCCAGGACGTCGCCGCCAAGGGCAAGATCGATGAGGCCTTCGGTGGAGAACTGAAGAAGATCCTGACCTCGTTCAAGCAGGAGTACGGGTATACGACAAAGTAAGAGCTGAAACCGTCCATTGCCCTCGGCCGTTCAAAACGGTGCTCCAACGCGGCCGCAGGGAGCCTGGCGACTGAGTCGTACTGTTGCAGTACGTCACAAGGACAGGCGACTGAGAACGAAGTTGGGGGCCGTTTTCAACAAGCCGATATGCCCAGTCTACAGTCACTCCGCCGCAAGATCGCGGCGGTCAAGAATACACAGAAGATCACCAAGGCCATGAAGATGGTCGCGGCCGCCAAGCTCAAGCGGGCCCAGGACCGGATCCTGGCGTTGCGTCCCTACAGCCACAAGTTGCGGGGGGTGATGGCCAATTTGAGCACGCGCGTGAATCGCGCCGCGCATCCCCTGCTGCAGAAGCGGGGAGAGAAGGTCATCGAGGTCCTGGTGGTCACGAGCGATCGCGGGCTCTGCGGGGCCTTCAACGCCAACATTCTCCGCAAGTCCATGGAGGTGTTGCGCGAGTTCGAATCCCGCGGCGCCAAGGTCAGCGTCAGCATCGTTGGCCGTAAGGGCCGCGACTTCCTCACGCGGCGTCCCTGGACGATCAGACAGAACTGGATCGGGTTCTTGGACCGCCTCACGTTTGAGCACGGGGTCGATATCGGCAGCGAGTTGTCGGACGCCTATACTAAGGGCACGTTCGACGAACTGTACGTGGTCTATAACGAGTTCAAGTCAGCGATCCAACAGCGGGTCATCGTCGAAAAGCTCTTTCCGATCTCCGCCGATTTCTTGTTCGGCCAGGGTGATCAGGCGAGCGAAAGCCAAGCCGCGGGGGGCAGCTATCTCTACGAGCCGGATGAGGACCAGTTGCTGGAGGCCCTCCTGCCCAAGCACGTTCAAACGCAGGTCTATCGTATCCTGCTGGAATCGTTTGCCGCGTTTTACGGCGCGCAGATGGCGGCGATGGACGGGGCCACGCGCAACGCCGGCGAGCTGATCAAGAAGGTGACCCTGTACTACAACAAGACCCGCCAGGCGGCGATCACGAAAGAACTGATGGACATCGTCGGCGGCGCCGAAGCGTTGAAATAGAGTCGTCATCCGTCACACGTCATTGGTCAAGCGAATTGAGAACGTTCTCTTCATGGCACGATTGACGAATGACCATTGACGATTGACGAAGCGCTGAGAGTCGAAAGGAGCAAGCCGTGAGCACAGCCGGGAAAGTCGTTCAAGTCATCGGGCCGGTCGTCGATGCCGAGTTTCCGCCCGGACACCTGCCCAACATCTATAATGCGTTGCGGATCGAAGCCCCGGAAGACAAGCGGGCCGGGCGCCCCGAGATCAGGCTGACGCTCGAAGTCGCGCAACACCTGGGAGAAAACCGGGTCCGTGGCGTGGCGATGACCACCACGGACGGTCTCACCCGCGGGATGGAGGTCAAGGATACGGGAGCGCCCATCACCGTGCCGGTAGGTCGCGAAACTCTCGGCCGGTTAATCAACGTGTTGGGCGAGCCGGTGGATGAAATGGGGCCGATCCCGGCCAAGAAGTTCTATCCGATCCATCGCCCCGCTCCACGGCTCGAAGATCAGGAAACCAAGACCGAGGTGTTGGAGACCGGCATCAAGGTGGTCGATCTGCTGGAACCCTATTCCAAGGGCGGCAAGGTTGGGTTGTTCGGCGGCGCCGGCGTCGGCAAGACCGTCATCATCATGGAGCTGATCAACAACATCGCTCTGCACCACGGCGGCTACTCCGTGTTTGCGGGGGTCGGCGAGCGGACGCGTGAGGGCAACGACCTCTGGCACGAAATGCAGGAGTCCAAGGTCATCGATCCCAAGGATTTCGCCAAGTCGAAGGCCACGCTCGTGTACGGGCAGATGAACGAGCCGCCGGGCGCGCGGCTGCGCGTAGCCCTGACGGGCCTCACTTCGGCGGAATATTTCCGCGACGAAGAGGGCCAGGACGTGCTCCTGTTCGTGGACAACATCTTCCGGTTTACGCAGGCGGGATCCGAAGTGTCCGCCTTGTTGGGCCGCATGCCCTCCGCCGTCGGCTACCAGCCGACCTTGGCCACGGAGATGGGCGCGCTCCAGGAACGGATCACCTCGACCAAGAAGGGATCAATCACCTCGGTGCAAGCCATCTATGTGCCGGCCGATGACTTGACCGATCCGGCACCGGCCACGGCCTTCGCCCACTTGGACGCCACCACGGTGTTGTCTCGGCAACTCGCCGAGTTGGGCATCTATCCCGCCGTCGATCCCCTGGACTCCACCTCGCGGATCTTGGACCCGCAGACCGTTGGGCAGGAACACTATCAAGTGGCCCGCGGCGTGCAGGGCGTGTTGCAGCGCTATAAGGACTTACAGGACATCATCGCGATTCTCGGCATGGACGAACTGTCGGAAGACGACAAGATGGTCGTCGCGCGGGCCCGGAAGATGCAGCGGTTCCTGTCCCAGCCGTTCCACGTGGCGGAAGCCTTCACGGGCACGCCGGGGAAGTACGTGAAGCTCAAGGATACGGTGGCCAGCTTCAAGGCCATTCTCGAAGGGAAGTACGACCACCTGCCGGAACAGGCCTTCTACATGGTGGGCACGATCGACGAAGTCGTGGCGAAGGCGGAGAAGCTGGGATACAAGGCGTGAGCCGGCTTTCTCGATAAAAGAGAGCACAAAGGAAAAGATGGCAGGAAAGTTGTTGCTAGAAGTGGTGACGCCGGAGAAGCTCCTGTTGAGCCAGGAGGTCGATGAAGTCATTGCGCCTGGCTCGGAAGGTGAATTCGGCGTGCTGCCGGGCCATTGCCATTTTCTTTCGACACTCAAGATCGGCGAATTGCGCTACCGTTCCGGCAACAACACCGGGTACATGTCCGTCCTCTGGGGGTTTGCCGAAGTCACCCCGACCAAAGTCACCATCCTGGCGGAAATCGCCGAGAAGGCCGAAGAGATCGACATCGAACGGGCGCAGGCGGGGGTGGAAAAGGCCGAGGCCCGCTTGAAGGCCGGCACAATCTCCTCTGAACTCAAAGAAGCACAGATCAGCCTCGAAAAAGCCCGTCTGCGGAAAAAGATCGCTGAACGAGCCCGGCGCGGCGGACATGCCTAATTGCGTGACGATCATCCCGACCCCGATTCGTACCCTCCACGCCCTCATCGAATTCTGATCCGTCTCATACGGTTGCTTATCCTCCTCGTCCTCCTTGCTGGGGTGTATTACTACGCCATCCTGCCGCTGCTGGGAATGTTGGGCTTAAGAAACTAATCCATCTTCCCAAAGTCGATCACGCCTATCCGTCAGGGTTGGGAGCGACGCCCGTATGGTCCCTTGCTCCCGGAGCCCGCACGATCTGAATGTGCTCGCTCGACGGCCGCAGTAGGACCATACGGGCATCGCTCCCATGGGATAATTGCTCGGGAGGTAATGGCGAGAAACAACCTTTCCGCCCGTTGCTTCCCTCGTGTGCACAATTTGTTTAGGATTTGGAGTAAGAAGTCGCCTGGCACCATTTCATGGTTCTCATGTTGGCTGGGAAGTGGTTGTGACATCCTGACAAGTCGCTGACCGAGGTGAATTCTTGAGTAACGTGTGTGCGCTGTGCGACCGGAAGTGTGAATTGAAGCTCTCTCATATCATTCCGAAGTTTGTGATCGACTGGCTGAAGACCACTCAGCCAGGTTCGCTTAGAGCTGGAGGTGCTCCGAATCGCCGAATTCAAGATGCTTACAAGATCCCACTCTTATGTGGTGGATGTGAAAGCCAGTTTTCGAAATGGGAGACGAACTTCTGCAAAAAGGTGTTTGCTCCATATCATAGGAAGCAGTCAGCTAGCTTGGTCTATGGGCCATGGGCAAACAAATGTCTTGTTTCAATTTCCTGGCGCGTGGTTCATTTCATCAAACGCCAGTTTGGTATAAGACATTTCAGCCAGACCCAGACATATGAATTAGATAAGGCGATAAATAGCTGGCACCGCTTTCTTTCTGGAAATGAGATGTCCATTGGTCTCTATACACAACACCTTCTACCCCTCACGATAATTCACGAACATACGATTCCGAACCTCTCACCATTTATGAACCGTTATCTCATCGGTTCCGTCGACATCGATGTGATTCGGTCTGAAAGAATGGCATATGCATTTGCGAAACTTGGACAAATACTTCTCTTTGGTCGGATTATGGACGAGAACCCAGAACATTGGTCTGGTACGGAGGTCGCCGCTGACTCTGGCAAGATTGAACCGGGGCCCTACTCTGTCCACGCTGTGGTGATGGACTTTCTCAATGGGCGAGCTAACCGTGCAGGCTATCTATTATCCACTATGTCTAAAAAGCAAAAGGATCTTGTAGAAACTTCATTGATCAAGAATGTATCTGAATTCAGCAAAACAGATCTTGCCAGAGCTATGGCCGCCGATGTGTCTTTCTCTGGGAACCAAGCATTCGAAATAACCGGCAGCCAGGAGCCATCTGAATAATTGTGCTGATCAAGCAAGTGGAAACAATCTGCACAAAAGCATTTCCACTACTGAGCTAGCAGGCCATGCAGTTCCCCATCGAAGCCAAGCTGAAGGACGGGACGTCGGTGGAGTTGGTCCTGGCCGACCATCGGGATTGGCCGGCGCTGGCCGCTCTCTATGAGCGGATCGTGGCGGAAGGCATCTCCTATCCTCACGATCGGCCGCTGACGCTGGATCAGTTTCAAGACTATTGGGTGCGAGGCAAGAGCACGGTGGTCGCCTATGAACGGCCGCGGAAGGACCAGGCCGATCTGCTCGGGGCCTTCTACCTCAAACCGAACTGGCCCGGGCGGGCGAGGCATGTGGCGAACGCGGGCTTTATCGTGGCGCCGGAGTGGCGTCGTCGTGGCTTGGGGTGGCTGCTCGGCGCGGTGATGCTCGACTATGCCAAGTCCTTGGGCTATCGCAGCGTGCTCTTCAACCTCGTGTTCTCTGACAATCACGTTGCCCGAGGCTTGTGGGAGAAGCTGGGCTTCCGCGTGATCGGAACGATCCCGGGCGCCGTGCGGAAGAACGACGGCACCTACCAGGATGCCTTCATCATGTTCCGGTCGTTGCTGTCGGATGGACAGCGTTGATGGGGACTCGATCTGGGATTGTCCATAGTCCAGCCCCGTAGCCGATCGCGGGAGCGCATTTTGTCGAGAACAGGGTCAGCGGTAGGAACCGACGGGCTTCCTTGAGTTTTTGGGTTCGAACCGATTGGTCCATTCGACCAGCGGCCTGACGAGCCCGCGCATCTGGCCGCTGAAATCCCCGCGCGCCGAGTCGCCGGCCAGGGGATCCACGACGGTAAATCCTGCCGCCTGCCGTTCGAAAAAATGCACGTGGAAGGGTTCTTGGCAGAAGGCGCTCGGGCTCACGAAGAAGGTGCCCTCCGTCAGGAGGTTGCCAGGAATCCAGGCGGTTCCCACAAAACGGCCGACGGGCCGCACCGATCCCCGCCATTGCGGATCGAGATCGAACGTTTCGAACAGGTCGACGCCCTGTTCGTTCGTGATCGTCACGCTCGGCGTCACGGGCGAGCAGGGACGCAGCACCTCATATTCCATCTCGACCGCAAAGCTCTCGCGCACGTCGATGGTGTCCGTGAGTTCTCCGTCGCAGTTCTTGACCCGGATGCTGCACAGTCTCATGGTACTGTCGCCGGGGGCGGTCCGCAGGTCGGGCCACTCTCTGAAGGACCAATCGTCGAACCCTCCGTGCAGGTAGGACGAGACGACCTGGTGCGCCGGGCCATCCGCCACGAGCCGCCCTTTCTCCAGCAGCAGCACCCGATGGCAGAGTCGGCTCATGGCCTGCATGTCGTGCGACACGAGCACGATGGTCTGTCCCTTTGACCCGAGGTCCTGCATCTTCTGCATGCACTTCTTCTGGAACTGGAGATCGCCCACGGCCAACGCCTCGTCCACGAGCAGGATTTCCGGATCCAGATGCGCCCCGACCGCGAAGGCCAGCCGGACATACATGCCGCTGGAATAGCGTTTGACCGGCGTATCCAGAAACTGTTCGACGCCGGAGAAGGCGACGATTTCGTCGAATTTCTTCCGGATTTCTCGCCGCTTCATGCCGAGAATGCTGCCGGTGAGATAGATGTTGTCCCGCCCGGTCAGTTCGGGATGGAAGCCCGTTCCCACCTCCAGGAGCGTGCCGACCCGTCCGCGGACGACCGCGCGTCCGGATGTCGGCTCCGTCACCCTGGACAGGATTTTCAGCAGGGTGCTTTTGCCGGACCCGTTCCGGCCGATGATGCCGAACACGTGGCCGCGCGGGATTTCAAACGACACGTCCTTGAGCGCCCAGAGAGGTTGACGTCCGGATGCTCCGCCGGAAGATTCCGCGCGCCCGCGGAGCAGCGATGCGGCCTTCTGCGTGATCCGTTCCGCAAGAGAGCCGGAGGAGTCGGCCGACGTTCCGATATGATACTGCTTGGTCAGGTGCGCCGCCTCTATCGCGATATCGTTCACGGCATTCTCGCAGATGTTCTTGTCGCTCTGAGTGAACCCCTTCGGTCCCGGGACCGAAGGGAACGAGACGGGATGACCCTGTTCTCCAGGGGTGTGCCCGTGATGGTCGCGCACCGGATCGGGAAACCGCCGATCGCGGGCGTGCCAGTAGAACCGCTAGATTCAGAGCGAATGGTTACCAGTAGGCAAAGCGAAGATCAAAGCGGACGGAGGAGTACGGCATTCCTTTTATCGTATCGAGCGCATCCCGAACAGTCATGGGATTCTCCTCTATGTAGCTTTATCCTATACTCTTTATGACCGCGCGACGCAACCAGGCCTGTTCATTGATCGTCAGATTGTTATGACATCTTAGCGGACTTAATGCAGATGCGCCATGTCGAATGGCCGGTTGAAGTCGAAACACTGGGCCCAGACATTTGACGGTCAGTTAACAGGAGGGTCGCCTGTGTTGTGAACTAGGGGATTCCCTAGGCGGGCTTCAATGCGATCAGCGAGATGACCTCTACCGGTTTCCTCGAATGGCAAGATCTTTCCTGAACAGAGGGAAGGACGTTGGACCCAATCGGGCGCTTCATCCCGGCGCGACCGGTTGAGGGAAATCGGCGCTCGTCCGTGTGCGCCCATCGAGATCAGACGTGTCGGCCCGCCCCTCTTGTCCGAGGCGCCGGTGATCGATTTCAGGGAGCGGGTGTGCCAGGAATCTCGGAAGACGAGCGAGTGCGCAGGGGCAGGGCATCAAGCAGCCGATCGACCCACTTCGAAGGTAGCTTTTCGACCGATTCGCAAATTCTGGATTGCCACCAGGAGGAAATCTCGACGAGGTCCTCTTTCTGAAAGCGGTGCTCGGCGATATCGAAGGTATCGTGCCGATAGAGCACGACATCCAGGGGATACTCGACGCTGGTGGAACTGGTCCGCGTCGCGTCAAAGGCCAGGAACCCCACCTTCAGGGCAAGGTCCATGCTGGAGTTGTACCGCAGCACGCGGTCGAGCAGTGGTTTTCCGTAGCCGGTTTCGCCGATGATGCAGTACGGAGTGCCCTCGCTGACTTCCACCCAGTTGCCCTGAGGGTAGATGAGATAGAGCTTGTGTTCATGGTCATTCTCCAACTGTCCTCCCACGAGTGCGTGGAGATCAAACATCAACCCCGCCTTGTCGAGGGCTTGTTTATCTTCATCCGCCACCCGGCGAATCTGGGCCGCGAACACGTTGACGGCTTTGAACAGCTTGTCGAACGTCTGATCGCTCTCCCCGATGGCCTCGTCGAAATACGTCACGGCCTTGTCCCGCACGGAACGCAGCCCCGAGGTCATGAGAAACATCGAATGCCGGCCGTGCTGGTGAATGGAGACTTTCCGCGCCGTGATGCATTCCGCTCCGGTCGTCACTCTCGTGTCGGCGATCCCGACCAGCCCGTCCGCCACTTTCATGCCCAGACAAAAGGTCATTGTGCCTCCGCTCCCGTGATTGTACTGTGGATCGGACGGGGGGCAAAGAACGTATCAAAAATGGCCTCCCCGACGTGATTGAGGTGCGCTTGAAACCGGTCCACGAATTCATGCAGGCCGCCGGCGACGCATTCCTCGAGATCGGCGAAGTCCAACTCCGCGCGAAGCCGCCCCAGTCGTTTCTCGGCCTGGTTCTGGTAGGCTCCGTGCTCGGAGCCGGAGATGGCGTGCAGCGAATCCTCGCTCTTGATGAGACAGTACCGGATTGCCCTGGGAAAGGTGGCATCGAGGATCAGGAACGCGGTGACGCCGTTCGGCGAGATGCGGCCGAACCGTTTGTAATACATTTCAAGCGCGCTGGCCGACTTCAACAGCGCGGACCACTGGATGATGTCGAACGGCGTGCCGACCTCGGCCACGTTCGGCAGCAGCATGAAGTACTTGACGTCCAAAATACGGGACGTCTTGTCCGCCCGCTCCAGGAGGCGGCCGAGCCGGGCAAAATGCCAGCCTTCCCCGTGCGACATGGTGGCGTCGGTGATCCCCAGGAAGAGGTGGCTGGCGGCCTTGACCTCCGCCAAAAAGGCGTGCAGATTTCGGCTGGACAGTCCATGAGCCACGGCGTCTCGGACCATCAAGTGGAAGCGGTTGACCTGCTCCCACATGTCGGTGGAGATGATCTCGCGGACGGACCGCGCATTTTCCCGGGCGGCCGCCAGGCAGGACAAAATGGAATTGGCGTTCGCGGCGTCCGCCGACAGAAAGTGGATCACGGTCTCCTTCGTGGCCTTTCCATAGCGGCTCGTAAAACTCTCGTGATCGCCCGTGGTCGCCACCAAAGGCTCCCACTGCTCGGCCGTGCCTCCGGGAAGGTCGAGGGTCAGATTGAGGTTGACCTCGATGAAACGGGCATAGTTCTCCGCCCGCTCAATATACCGGTTCAGCCAGTAGATGGAACTCGCCACCCGGCTCAGCATCGTCGGCCGGTCGCCGGCTCGCCGCCGGTTCGCTGTTCGATGATGAACGCATCATTCATGAGAGGACCCACGTATCTTTGTTCCCGCCGCCTTGGGATGAATTCACCACCAGCGACCCTTTTCGCAGCGCCACGCGCGTCATGCCTCCCGGCAGCACATACACCGTTTGGCCATAGAGCACATACGGACGCAGATCCACGTGGCGTCCTTCCAAATGATCCTCGATCAAGGTGGGGACTCGAGAGAGGGCCAGCGTCGGCTGGGCGATGTAGTTGCGGGGATCGGCCTCAATGCGCCGGGCGCATTCCTCGCGCTCGTGCTGCGAGGCCTGCGGGCCGATCAGCATCCCGTATCCGCCGGCTTCATTGGTGGCCTTGACGACCAGTTGATCCAAATGCTCCAGGACATAGGTCCGATCCCGCCGGTCCGAGCAGAGGTAGGTCGGGACGTTCGGAAGGATCGGCTCCTCCGCCAGGTAATAGTTGATGAGCTTCGGCACGTACGCATAGATCGCCTTGTCGTCGGACACGCCCGTGCCGGGCGCGTTCACGAGGGCGACCCGCCCCTTCTTGTAGGATTCCATCAACCCGGGGACCCCGAGCACGGAATCGCGGCGGAACGCGAGCGGGTCCAAGTAGTCGTCGTTGATCCGCCGGTAGATCACGTCCACGCGCTGCGAGCCCTTGGTCGTCCGCATGTGGACGAATCCGTCCACGACCACCAGGTCGCTGGCTTCCACCAGTTCCACCCCCATCTTCTGGGCGAGCAAGGAATGTTCGTAGTAGGCGGAATTGAAGATGCCGGGCGTGAGAATCACAATCGTCGGGTCGGGCAGGTCCGACAAGTAGCGGAGGGTCTCCAGGAGCTGGTTCGGATAGCCATCGACCGGCCGCACGCGATAGGCGTCGAACAGCTCCGGAAACGTCCGTTTCATCACCTGCCGGGCTTCGAGCACATAGGCGACGCCGGACGGGCATCGCATATTGTCTTCGAGGACGTAATATCGGCCGTCGCCGATGCGGACCAGGTCGATGCCGGCGATGTGGCACCAGATGCCGCGGGGCGGATGAAGCCCCATGCAGGCCTGAAGAAACCCCTTGCTGGTGTAAATCAGCTCGCTGGGGATGACGCCGTCCTTGAGGATGCGCTGCTCGTGGTACACATCGTCGATGAACAGATTCAGGGCGCGCAGGCGTTGGGCCAGCCCGGATTCGATCTGCTCCCACTCCGATGCCGTGACGATCCGGGGGACGATGTCGAAGGGAAAGATCTGCTCATGCCCGCCGTCGCTTCCGTACACGCCGAAGGTCATGCCCATATTGAGAATGACGCGTTCGGCCGCTTGCTGGCGTTTCTTGAGTTCTCCTTCGGCCAGCGACGCAAACTTCCGCAGCAAGAGCGTGCTTTCGGGCCGTGGCTGGCCCGTTCCCTCGTACAGCTCGTCGTAGAACTCGCCCGGGTCATAGGCCGAGAATCTCATGAAAGATCCC
The DNA window shown above is from Nitrospira tepida and carries:
- a CDS encoding ABC transporter ATP-binding protein, with translation MNDIAIEAAHLTKQYHIGTSADSSGSLAERITQKAASLLRGRAESSGGASGRQPLWALKDVSFEIPRGHVFGIIGRNGSGKSTLLKILSRVTEPTSGRAVVRGRVGTLLEVGTGFHPELTGRDNIYLTGSILGMKRREIRKKFDEIVAFSGVEQFLDTPVKRYSSGMYVRLAFAVGAHLDPEILLVDEALAVGDLQFQKKCMQKMQDLGSKGQTIVLVSHDMQAMSRLCHRVLLLEKGRLVADGPAHQVVSSYLHGGFDDWSFREWPDLRTAPGDSTMRLCSIRVKNCDGELTDTIDVRESFAVEMEYEVLRPCSPVTPSVTITNEQGVDLFETFDLDPQWRGSVRPVGRFVGTAWIPGNLLTEGTFFVSPSAFCQEPFHVHFFERQAAGFTVVDPLAGDSARGDFSGQMRGLVRPLVEWTNRFEPKNSRKPVGSYR
- a CDS encoding alpha-E domain-containing protein; the protein is MLSRVASSIYWLNRYIERAENYARFIEVNLNLTLDLPGGTAEQWEPLVATTGDHESFTSRYGKATKETVIHFLSADAANANSILSCLAAARENARSVREIISTDMWEQVNRFHLMVRDAVAHGLSSRNLHAFLAEVKAASHLFLGITDATMSHGEGWHFARLGRLLERADKTSRILDVKYFMLLPNVAEVGTPFDIIQWSALLKSASALEMYYKRFGRISPNGVTAFLILDATFPRAIRYCLIKSEDSLHAISGSEHGAYQNQAEKRLGRLRAELDFADLEECVAGGLHEFVDRFQAHLNHVGEAIFDTFFAPRPIHSTITGAEAQ
- a CDS encoding circularly permuted type 2 ATP-grasp protein, which produces MRFSAYDPGEFYDELYEGTGQPRPESTLLLRKFASLAEGELKKRQQAAERVILNMGMTFGVYGSDGGHEQIFPFDIVPRIVTASEWEQIESGLAQRLRALNLFIDDVYHEQRILKDGVIPSELIYTSKGFLQACMGLHPPRGIWCHIAGIDLVRIGDGRYYVLEDNMRCPSGVAYVLEARQVMKRTFPELFDAYRVRPVDGYPNQLLETLRYLSDLPDPTIVILTPGIFNSAYYEHSLLAQKMGVELVEASDLVVVDGFVHMRTTKGSQRVDVIYRRINDDYLDPLAFRRDSVLGVPGLMESYKKGRVALVNAPGTGVSDDKAIYAYVPKLINYYLAEEPILPNVPTYLCSDRRDRTYVLEHLDQLVVKATNEAGGYGMLIGPQASQHEREECARRIEADPRNYIAQPTLALSRVPTLIEDHLEGRHVDLRPYVLYGQTVYVLPGGMTRVALRKGSLVVNSSQGGGNKDTWVLS